A single region of the Streptomyces caelestis genome encodes:
- a CDS encoding ABC transporter ATP-binding protein: protein MTTTTPTTTTVLDASGVTMRFGGLTAVRSVDLTVNSGEIVGLIGPNGAGKTTFFNCLTGLYVPTEGTVKYRDTVLPPRPHLVTQAGIARTFQNIRLFANMTVLENVLVGRHTRTKEGLWSALLRLPGFKKAEQESRERAMELLEFTGLAAKADHLARNLPYGEQRKLEIARALASEPGLLLLDEPTAGMNPQETRAAEELIFAIRDKGIAVLVIEHDIRFIMNLCDRVAVLVQGEKIVEGPAEVVQADERVIAAYLGTPFEGAPGKEEAAEVEAAEAEAQSTTEGDDK, encoded by the coding sequence ACCACCACCACACCCACCACCACGACGGTCCTCGACGCCTCCGGCGTCACCATGCGCTTCGGCGGTCTCACCGCCGTACGCTCCGTCGACCTCACCGTCAACAGCGGCGAGATCGTCGGCCTCATCGGACCCAACGGCGCCGGCAAGACCACCTTCTTCAACTGCCTCACCGGCCTGTACGTCCCCACCGAAGGCACCGTCAAGTACCGGGACACCGTCCTGCCGCCCCGGCCGCACCTGGTCACCCAGGCCGGCATCGCCCGCACCTTCCAGAACATCCGGCTCTTCGCCAACATGACCGTCCTGGAAAACGTGCTGGTCGGACGCCACACCCGCACCAAGGAAGGCCTCTGGTCGGCCCTCCTGCGGCTGCCCGGCTTCAAGAAGGCCGAGCAGGAGTCCCGTGAACGCGCCATGGAACTCCTGGAGTTCACCGGACTCGCCGCCAAGGCAGACCACCTCGCCCGCAACCTGCCCTACGGCGAGCAGCGCAAGCTGGAGATCGCCCGGGCGCTGGCGAGCGAACCCGGTCTGCTGCTGCTCGACGAGCCCACCGCCGGCATGAACCCGCAGGAGACCCGCGCCGCCGAGGAACTGATCTTCGCCATCCGCGACAAGGGCATCGCCGTCCTCGTCATCGAACACGACATCCGGTTCATCATGAACCTCTGCGACCGCGTCGCCGTGCTCGTCCAGGGCGAGAAGATCGTCGAAGGGCCCGCCGAAGTCGTCCAGGCCGACGAACGCGTCATCGCCGCCTACCTCGGCACCCCCTTCGAGGGCGCACCAGGCAAGGAGGAAGCCGCCGAGGTCGAAGCCGCGGAGGCCGAGGCACAGAGCACCACAGAAGGGGACGACAAGTGA
- a CDS encoding ABC transporter ATP-binding protein — MTALLEVEDLRVAYGKIEAVKGISFKVDAGEVVTLIGTNGAGKTTTLRTLSGLLQPVSGEIRFDGKSLKKIPAHKVVSLGLAHSPEGRHIFPRMTIEDNLRLGAFLRNDKEGIEKDIKRAYDLFPILGERRKQAAGTLSGGEQQMLAMGRALMSRPKLLMLDEPSMGLSPIMMQKIMATIQELKAQGTTILLIEQNAQAALSLADHGHVMEVGKIVLSGTGQDLLHDESVRKAYLGED; from the coding sequence GTGACCGCACTGCTGGAGGTCGAGGACCTCAGGGTCGCCTACGGCAAGATCGAGGCCGTCAAGGGCATCTCGTTCAAGGTCGACGCGGGCGAGGTCGTCACCCTCATCGGCACCAACGGCGCCGGCAAGACCACCACCCTGCGCACCCTGTCCGGACTTCTCCAGCCGGTCTCCGGCGAGATCAGGTTCGACGGCAAGTCGCTGAAGAAGATCCCCGCCCACAAGGTGGTCTCACTGGGCCTCGCCCACTCCCCCGAGGGCCGGCACATCTTCCCCCGCATGACCATCGAGGACAACCTCCGCCTCGGCGCGTTCCTGCGCAACGACAAGGAGGGCATCGAGAAGGACATCAAACGCGCCTACGACCTGTTCCCCATCCTCGGGGAGCGCCGGAAGCAGGCCGCCGGCACCCTCTCGGGCGGTGAGCAGCAGATGCTCGCCATGGGACGGGCCCTGATGTCCCGGCCCAAGCTGCTCATGCTCGACGAACCCTCCATGGGTCTCTCCCCGATCATGATGCAGAAGATCATGGCGACCATCCAGGAGCTGAAGGCTCAGGGCACCACCATCCTGCTCATCGAGCAGAACGCCCAGGCCGCCCTCTCCCTGGCCGACCACGGCCACGTCATGGAAGTCGGCAAGATCGTCCTGTCCGGCACCGGCCAGGACCTGCTCCACGACGAGTCGGTCCGCAAGGCGTACCTCGGCGAGGACTGA
- a CDS encoding ANTAR domain-containing response regulator, translated as MSAPESPQPVDVPDEDNSHVPPMTTRVVIAEDEALIRLDLKEMLEEEGYTVVGEAGDGEQAVELAREHRPDLVILDVKMPKLDGISAAEKIAEESIAPVLMLTAFSQRDLVERARDAGAMAYLVKPFSKTDVVPAIEMAVSRFTELKELEKEVADLTLRLETRKLVDRAKSILQTEYGLTEPAAFRWIQKTSMDRRMSMQQVAEAVIDDAEEKKASKG; from the coding sequence GTGAGCGCCCCCGAGTCGCCCCAGCCTGTTGACGTGCCTGATGAGGACAACTCGCACGTGCCTCCGATGACGACGCGGGTCGTCATCGCCGAGGACGAGGCCCTGATCCGGCTCGATCTCAAAGAGATGCTGGAGGAGGAGGGGTACACCGTCGTCGGTGAGGCCGGCGACGGGGAGCAGGCCGTGGAGCTGGCTCGTGAGCACCGCCCCGACCTGGTGATCCTGGACGTGAAGATGCCGAAGCTGGACGGTATCTCCGCGGCCGAGAAGATCGCCGAGGAGAGCATCGCGCCGGTGCTGATGCTGACCGCCTTCTCGCAGCGCGACCTCGTGGAGCGGGCCCGGGACGCGGGTGCCATGGCCTACCTGGTGAAGCCGTTCAGCAAGACCGACGTCGTCCCGGCGATCGAGATGGCCGTCTCGCGTTTCACGGAGCTGAAGGAGCTGGAGAAGGAGGTCGCGGACCTCACGCTGCGGCTGGAGACGCGGAAGCTGGTGGACCGGGCCAAGTCGATCCTCCAGACGGAGTACGGGCTGACCGAGCCCGCCGCGTTCCGGTGGATCCAGAAGACGTCGATGGACCGGCGGATGTCGATGCAGCAGGTCGCGGAGGCGGTCATCGACGACGCGGAGGAGAAGAAGGCGTCCAAGGGCTGA
- a CDS encoding helix-turn-helix domain-containing protein, giving the protein MYDVDTRKRALALVAQGRSLNSVSKEMGISRHAITNWLSRLEPLPRTPPCVRCLESPGIPEDTAAYAYLLGLYLGDGYIISKPKQHYLMITCTASWPGLVDAAEEAMRKVLPWPSVNRLQRAGCVDVKSYTRHWVCLLPQHGPGKKHERPIALEPWQQAIVDAHPWEFIRGLIHSDGCRITNWTTRMVAGERKRYEYPRYLFSNKSDDIRKLFTDALDTVGVEWSTLARGSDPFNISVARKASVALMDAHVGPKY; this is encoded by the coding sequence ATGTACGACGTGGACACACGCAAGCGAGCACTTGCCCTGGTGGCACAGGGCCGCAGCCTGAACTCGGTCAGCAAGGAGATGGGCATCTCCCGACACGCGATCACGAATTGGCTGAGTCGGCTTGAGCCGCTGCCCCGGACTCCGCCTTGCGTCCGGTGCCTGGAATCCCCCGGAATCCCCGAAGACACAGCGGCGTACGCCTACCTACTCGGCCTTTACCTCGGCGACGGCTACATCATCTCCAAGCCCAAGCAGCACTACCTCATGATCACCTGCACTGCCTCGTGGCCTGGTCTGGTCGACGCCGCCGAGGAAGCCATGCGCAAGGTCCTCCCCTGGCCCAGTGTCAACCGCCTTCAGAGGGCAGGGTGCGTCGACGTCAAGTCCTACACACGGCATTGGGTGTGTCTGCTCCCCCAGCACGGCCCCGGCAAGAAACACGAACGTCCCATCGCCCTCGAGCCCTGGCAGCAAGCCATCGTCGACGCCCACCCTTGGGAGTTCATCCGGGGCCTCATCCACTCCGACGGCTGCCGGATCACGAACTGGACGACCCGCATGGTCGCTGGCGAGCGGAAGCGCTACGAATACCCGCGGTACCTGTTCTCCAACAAGTCGGACGACATCCGGAAGCTCTTCACGGATGCCCTCGACACGGTGGGCGTCGAATGGAGCACGCTGGCCCGCGGGAGCGACCCGTTCAACATCTCCGTCGCCCGCAAAGCCTCCGTAGCCCTCATGGACGCCCACGTAGGCCCCAAGTACTGA
- the pyk gene encoding pyruvate kinase encodes MRRAKIVCTLGPATDSYDQIKALVDAGMDVARFNLSHGEHAEHEERYHRVRKAADETGRSVGVLADLQGPKIRLGRFTEGPVLLERGDTFTITVEEGVQGDRDICSTTYAGLADDVTTGERILVDDGKVCLEVTGVDGPRVHTTVIEGGVISDHKGLNLPGVAVSVPALSKKDEDDLRWALRTGADVIALSFVRTGRDIHDVHRIMDEEGRRLPVIAKVEKPQAVENIEDIVAAFDGIMVARGDLGVEMPLEQVPIVQKRAIKLAKRNAKPVIVATQMLDSMIDNARPTRAEASDVANAVIDGTDAVMLSGETSVGKHAIETVRTMARIVEAAEEDILAKGLPPLTERNKPRTQGGAVARAAAEMGDFLGARFLVAFTQSGDTARRLSRYRSPIPLLAFTPDQATRSQLSLTWGVETFLGPYVDSTDAMVDQVDELLLRYGRCQKGDTVVITAGSPPGVSGSTNMVRVHHIGEDDSPK; translated from the coding sequence ATGCGCCGAGCAAAGATCGTCTGTACTCTTGGGCCCGCCACCGACTCGTACGACCAGATCAAAGCCCTGGTCGACGCCGGAATGGACGTAGCACGCTTCAACCTCAGCCACGGCGAACACGCCGAACACGAGGAGCGCTACCACCGGGTACGAAAGGCCGCCGACGAAACGGGCCGCAGTGTCGGAGTCCTCGCCGACCTTCAAGGCCCGAAAATCCGGCTCGGCCGCTTCACCGAAGGCCCCGTACTCCTTGAACGCGGCGACACCTTCACCATCACCGTCGAAGAAGGCGTCCAAGGCGACCGCGACATCTGCAGCACCACCTACGCCGGCCTCGCGGACGACGTCACCACCGGCGAACGCATCCTCGTCGACGACGGCAAAGTCTGCCTGGAAGTCACCGGCGTCGACGGCCCCCGCGTCCACACCACGGTCATCGAGGGCGGCGTCATCTCCGACCACAAGGGCCTCAACCTCCCCGGCGTCGCCGTCTCCGTCCCCGCCCTCTCCAAGAAGGACGAGGACGACCTCCGCTGGGCCCTGCGCACCGGCGCCGACGTCATCGCCCTCTCCTTCGTCCGCACCGGCCGCGACATCCACGACGTCCACCGCATCATGGACGAAGAAGGCCGCCGACTCCCCGTCATCGCCAAGGTCGAAAAACCCCAGGCGGTGGAGAACATCGAAGACATCGTCGCGGCATTCGACGGCATCATGGTCGCCCGCGGAGACCTCGGCGTCGAAATGCCGCTGGAACAGGTCCCGATCGTTCAAAAGCGCGCGATCAAACTGGCGAAACGCAACGCCAAACCGGTCATCGTCGCCACGCAAATGCTCGACTCGATGATCGACAACGCCCGCCCGACCCGCGCGGAGGCCTCCGACGTCGCCAACGCGGTCATCGACGGCACGGACGCGGTGATGCTCTCCGGCGAGACCAGCGTCGGCAAGCACGCCATCGAAACGGTCCGCACGATGGCGCGCATTGTCGAAGCCGCCGAGGAAGACATTCTGGCCAAGGGCCTGCCGCCCCTGACGGAACGCAACAAGCCCCGCACCCAGGGCGGCGCGGTGGCGCGAGCGGCAGCCGAAATGGGCGACTTCCTCGGCGCCCGCTTCCTGGTCGCCTTCACCCAGTCCGGCGACACGGCCCGCCGCCTCTCCCGCTACCGCTCCCCGATCCCCCTCCTCGCCTTCACCCCCGACCAAGCGACGCGCTCCCAACTCAGCCTGACCTGGGGCGTGGAGACGTTCCTGGGGCCGTACGTTGACTCGACGGACGCGATGGTCGACCAGGTCGACGAACTGCTCCTGCGCTACGGCCGCTGCCAGAAGGGCGACACGGTCGTCATCACGGCCGGCTCCCCGCCCGGCGTCTCCGGCTCGACGAACATGGTCCGCGTCCACCACATCGGCGAGGACGACAGCCCGAAGTAG
- a CDS encoding SIMPL domain-containing protein, with protein sequence MTAPTADASQPAVPYGTPDAPRIAVRGEARLEVDPEIARIGITVAARGRDRRSALDDLTRRNAVVLDLVKSYADAVERLETGAFSITPELTKHGRGERVRTYHGSVHVTAELTDFTALGELTTRLADLELTRVDGPWWALRPDSPAHREARKKAVREAVQRAREYAEALGTTLSALVELADIGAESAPPPYPQAPGRARTAAFGAAENAVAPLDLEPQRQRVHAQINARFTMVPPQL encoded by the coding sequence ATGACCGCGCCCACGGCAGACGCCTCCCAGCCCGCCGTCCCCTACGGCACACCCGACGCCCCCCGCATCGCCGTCCGCGGCGAGGCCCGCCTCGAAGTCGACCCCGAGATCGCCCGCATAGGCATCACCGTCGCCGCCCGCGGCCGCGACCGCCGCTCCGCCCTCGACGACCTCACCCGCCGCAACGCCGTCGTCCTCGACCTCGTCAAGTCCTACGCCGACGCCGTCGAACGCCTGGAGACCGGCGCCTTCTCCATCACCCCCGAACTCACCAAGCACGGTCGCGGCGAACGCGTCCGCACCTACCACGGCAGCGTCCACGTCACCGCCGAACTCACCGACTTCACCGCCCTCGGCGAACTCACCACCCGCCTCGCCGACCTCGAACTCACCCGCGTCGACGGCCCCTGGTGGGCCCTGCGCCCCGACTCGCCCGCCCACCGCGAAGCCCGCAAGAAGGCCGTGCGGGAAGCCGTCCAGCGCGCCCGCGAGTACGCCGAAGCGCTCGGCACCACCCTCTCCGCCCTGGTCGAACTCGCCGACATCGGCGCCGAGAGCGCCCCGCCGCCCTACCCCCAGGCCCCCGGCCGCGCACGTACCGCCGCCTTCGGCGCCGCCGAGAACGCCGTGGCCCCGCTCGACCTCGAACCCCAGCGCCAGCGGGTCCACGCCCAGATCAACGCCCGCTTCACGATGGTGCCGCCGCAGCTCTAG
- a CDS encoding bifunctional metallophosphatase/5'-nucleotidase, whose amino-acid sequence MPLNRRKFLEKSAVTGAGVALAGAVGAPGAQAAEASGGERGVKRYAFTVLGTTDLHGNVFNWDYFTDKEFDDKDHNDIGLAKVSTLVNRVREEKGRRNTLLIDAGDTIQGTQLSYYYAKVDPITAEGGPVHPMAQAMNAMGYDAAALGNHEFNYGIPVLRKFEQQCRFPLLGANALDAKTLRPAFAPYSMHRLRTPFGRDVKVAVLGLTNPGIAIWDKANVQGKMTFPGLEEQAAKWVPKLRSMGADVVIVSAHSGSSGTSSYGDQLPYIENAAGLVAEQVPGIDAILVGHAHTEIPEYFVTNKKTGKQVVLSEPLKWGQRLTLFDFELVWGKGRWTVEKVGAQVLNSNTVQEDPKIVRLLSDEHEKVVAYVNQVIGTNAAEMTSAEAPYKDVPIIDLINHIQADTVKQALAGTEHAALPVLSQAACFSRSARIPAGEVTIRDVAGLYVFENTLEARLMTGAQMKAYLEFSANYFVQTAPGAAVDPAKLTNANGTPDYNYDVVSGLSYEIDIAKPAGSRVTNVRFEGQPLADDAKFVFAVNNYRANGGGNFPHVAAAQVLWSNSDEIRNTMIAWVKAKGAVDPAEFAAVDWKLTRNGTPVF is encoded by the coding sequence ATGCCGTTGAACCGCCGGAAGTTCCTGGAGAAGTCCGCCGTGACCGGGGCGGGGGTGGCGCTGGCCGGTGCGGTCGGGGCGCCGGGTGCGCAGGCGGCCGAGGCGAGCGGGGGCGAGCGGGGCGTGAAGCGGTACGCCTTCACCGTGCTGGGGACGACGGACCTGCACGGGAACGTCTTCAACTGGGACTACTTCACGGACAAGGAATTCGACGACAAGGACCACAACGACATCGGTCTCGCCAAGGTCTCGACGCTGGTGAACCGCGTCCGCGAGGAGAAGGGCCGCCGCAACACGCTGCTGATCGACGCGGGCGACACCATCCAGGGCACTCAGTTGTCGTACTACTACGCCAAGGTCGATCCGATCACGGCCGAGGGCGGCCCCGTGCACCCGATGGCGCAGGCCATGAACGCCATGGGCTATGACGCGGCGGCGCTCGGCAACCACGAGTTCAACTACGGCATTCCGGTGCTGCGGAAGTTCGAGCAGCAGTGCCGTTTCCCGCTGCTGGGTGCGAACGCGCTGGACGCTAAGACGCTGCGGCCGGCCTTCGCGCCGTACAGCATGCACCGGCTGCGCACGCCGTTCGGGCGGGACGTGAAGGTGGCGGTGCTGGGTCTGACGAACCCGGGGATCGCGATCTGGGACAAGGCGAACGTGCAGGGGAAGATGACGTTCCCGGGTCTGGAGGAGCAGGCGGCGAAGTGGGTGCCGAAGCTGCGGTCGATGGGCGCGGACGTCGTCATCGTGTCGGCGCACAGCGGTTCGTCGGGGACGTCGTCCTACGGTGACCAGCTGCCGTACATCGAGAACGCGGCGGGGCTGGTGGCCGAGCAGGTTCCGGGCATCGACGCGATCCTGGTCGGGCACGCGCACACGGAGATCCCGGAGTACTTCGTCACCAACAAGAAGACCGGCAAGCAGGTGGTGCTGTCGGAGCCGCTCAAGTGGGGTCAGCGGCTGACGCTCTTCGACTTCGAGCTGGTGTGGGGCAAGGGCCGCTGGACGGTCGAGAAGGTGGGCGCGCAAGTCCTGAACTCCAACACCGTTCAGGAGGACCCGAAGATCGTCCGGCTGCTGTCGGACGAACACGAGAAGGTCGTGGCGTACGTCAACCAGGTCATCGGCACGAACGCGGCGGAGATGACGTCGGCCGAGGCGCCGTACAAGGACGTGCCGATCATCGATCTGATCAACCACATCCAGGCGGACACGGTGAAGCAGGCCCTGGCGGGCACGGAGCACGCCGCGCTGCCGGTGCTGTCGCAGGCGGCGTGCTTCTCGCGGTCCGCCCGGATTCCGGCGGGCGAGGTGACGATCAGGGACGTGGCGGGTCTGTACGTCTTCGAGAACACGCTGGAGGCGCGTCTGATGACGGGTGCGCAGATGAAGGCGTATCTGGAGTTCTCGGCGAACTATTTCGTGCAGACGGCGCCGGGTGCTGCGGTGGATCCGGCGAAGCTGACGAACGCGAACGGCACGCCGGACTACAACTACGACGTGGTGAGCGGTCTTTCGTACGAGATCGACATCGCGAAGCCGGCCGGTTCGCGGGTGACGAACGTGCGGTTCGAGGGGCAGCCGCTGGCGGACGACGCGAAGTTCGTGTTCGCGGTGAACAACTACCGGGCCAACGGCGGCGGCAACTTCCCGCATGTCGCCGCCGCGCAGGTGCTGTGGTCGAACTCGGACGAGATCCGCAACACCATGATCGCCTGGGTGAAGGCGAAGGGCGCCGTCGATCCGGCCGAGTTCGCGGCGGTGGACTGGAAGCTCACGCGGAACGGCACGCCCGTCTTCTGA
- a CDS encoding lysine N(6)-hydroxylase/L-ornithine N(5)-oxygenase family protein has product MNPAPATPPQHPHPHPHHEPDAPRDLVGIGIGPFNLSLAALAHPLGELDTAFYEQRPAFGWHSGLLIEGATIQVPFLADLVTLADPTSPWTFLNYLRSRERLFPFYLAERFHIQRAEYDAYCRWVCENLPALHFGHQVDAVRWNPERDLFEVDFTQLDADGEAEALGRTYTHNVVLGIGTEPYVPDPLKPLVEAPGVPVVHAADYLDHRDALLAAEHVTVVGIGQSGAEIFLDLLRGRPAGREKLHWLGRTEAFAPMEYSKLGLEHFTPDHTRYFHALPESARDRLVAGQWQLHKGIDAATIAAIHDELYRRTLHGGWPDAVLTPGVRVRTAGRVATTKVELHLEHGRQDSRSRLTTDAVVLATGYRERPLDRILAGLDPYMRRDSQERPRLDEDYRLVLDPSVTGTVYVQNAETHTHGIGAPDLGLAAWRSALILNSLTGGEAYALPRRTAFTTFGLTQRQQVPPPREAPALTPLVDRR; this is encoded by the coding sequence ATGAACCCCGCCCCGGCCACCCCACCCCAGCACCCGCACCCGCACCCGCACCACGAGCCCGACGCACCCCGCGACCTGGTCGGCATCGGCATCGGCCCGTTCAACCTGTCCCTCGCCGCGCTCGCCCACCCGCTCGGCGAACTCGACACCGCCTTCTACGAGCAGCGCCCCGCCTTCGGCTGGCACTCCGGCCTGCTCATCGAAGGCGCCACCATCCAGGTCCCGTTCCTCGCCGACCTGGTGACCCTCGCCGACCCCACCAGCCCCTGGACCTTCCTCAACTACCTCAGGTCCCGCGAGCGGCTCTTCCCCTTCTACCTCGCCGAGCGCTTCCACATCCAGCGTGCCGAGTACGACGCCTACTGCCGCTGGGTCTGCGAGAACCTCCCGGCGCTGCACTTCGGCCACCAGGTCGACGCCGTGCGCTGGAACCCCGAACGCGACCTCTTCGAAGTCGACTTCACCCAGCTCGACGCCGACGGAGAAGCGGAGGCCCTGGGCCGGACCTACACGCACAACGTCGTCCTCGGCATCGGCACCGAGCCCTACGTCCCCGACCCCCTCAAACCCCTCGTCGAGGCCCCCGGCGTGCCCGTCGTGCACGCCGCCGACTACCTCGACCACCGCGACGCCCTGCTCGCCGCCGAGCACGTCACCGTCGTGGGCATCGGACAGTCCGGCGCCGAAATCTTCCTCGACCTGCTGCGGGGCAGGCCCGCCGGGCGCGAGAAGCTCCACTGGCTCGGCCGCACCGAGGCCTTCGCACCGATGGAGTACTCCAAGCTCGGCCTGGAGCACTTCACCCCCGACCACACCCGCTACTTCCACGCCCTGCCCGAGTCCGCCCGCGACCGGCTCGTCGCCGGGCAGTGGCAGCTGCACAAGGGCATCGACGCCGCCACCATCGCCGCCATCCACGACGAGCTGTACCGCCGCACCCTGCACGGCGGCTGGCCCGACGCCGTCCTCACCCCCGGCGTCCGGGTCCGCACCGCCGGCCGCGTCGCGACGACCAAGGTCGAACTGCACCTGGAACACGGCCGGCAGGACAGCCGCTCCCGCCTCACCACCGACGCCGTCGTCCTCGCCACCGGCTACCGCGAACGCCCCCTCGACCGCATCCTCGCCGGCCTCGACCCCTACATGCGCCGCGACAGCCAGGAGCGGCCCCGCCTCGACGAGGACTACCGCCTCGTCCTCGACCCGTCCGTCACCGGCACGGTGTACGTCCAGAACGCCGAGACCCACACCCACGGCATCGGCGCCCCGGACCTCGGCCTCGCCGCCTGGCGCAGCGCGCTCATCCTCAACTCCCTGACCGGCGGGGAGGCCTACGCGCTCCCGCGCCGCACCGCCTTCACCACCTTCGGCCTCACCCAGCGGCAGCAGGTCCCGCCACCCCGTGAGGCACCGGCGCTGACCCCGCTCGTCGACCGAAGGTGA
- a CDS encoding pyridoxal phosphate-dependent decarboxylase family protein has product MSTPPLASGPEGPRALRSLLDTVLHALDEGARARGGPLPAGGPDIVAARTREALGEALPDQGDPHALRTLVRAFAEGAADPAHPLCAAHLHCPPLALATAADLAASALNPSLDSWDQAPAASELETLVARALAAEIYGPGEDADTDPDSLITTGGTESNQLALLLAREAYGGSVRLVCGANAHHSLARAAWLLGLPEPVVVPAPAGTLHPAALDAALSRLPGPLLVAATAGTTDAGLIDPLPEITARCAAHGARLHIDAAYGGGLLFSDRHRARLTGLDAADTVTLDLHKLGWQPVAAGLLAVKNPRDLTALRYRADYLNATDDTEAGLPDLLGRSLRTTRRPDVLKAAVTLKTLGRSGLGALVDQVCARARDFAALVDEHPGFELHAQPAISTVLFRPAGATDDTVAAVRRALLTDGRAVLGRARLDGRLWLKATLLNPTTGPDDLAALLRLVAARQATLVEGHTPR; this is encoded by the coding sequence ATGAGCACGCCGCCCCTCGCCTCAGGCCCCGAAGGCCCACGCGCCCTGCGGTCGTTGCTCGACACCGTGCTCCACGCGCTGGACGAGGGCGCCCGGGCCCGTGGAGGACCACTGCCGGCGGGCGGGCCGGACATCGTCGCGGCGCGAACGCGGGAGGCGCTGGGCGAGGCCCTGCCCGACCAGGGCGACCCGCACGCCCTGCGCACCCTGGTCCGCGCGTTCGCCGAAGGCGCCGCCGACCCGGCACACCCCCTGTGCGCCGCCCACCTCCACTGCCCGCCCCTCGCCCTCGCCACCGCCGCAGACCTCGCGGCCTCGGCCCTCAACCCGTCCCTGGACTCCTGGGACCAGGCCCCGGCGGCATCCGAACTGGAGACGCTCGTCGCGAGGGCACTGGCCGCCGAGATCTACGGGCCCGGGGAAGACGCGGACACGGACCCCGACTCCCTGATCACCACCGGCGGCACCGAGTCCAACCAGCTCGCCCTCCTCCTCGCACGGGAGGCCTACGGCGGGTCCGTGCGGCTGGTGTGCGGGGCGAACGCCCACCACTCGCTGGCCCGTGCCGCCTGGCTGCTCGGGCTGCCCGAGCCCGTCGTCGTACCCGCCCCGGCCGGCACACTCCACCCCGCCGCACTCGACGCGGCCCTGTCCCGGCTGCCCGGCCCGCTGCTCGTCGCCGCCACCGCCGGCACCACCGACGCCGGACTCATCGACCCCCTGCCCGAGATCACCGCCCGCTGCGCGGCCCACGGCGCCCGGCTGCACATCGACGCCGCCTACGGCGGAGGCCTCCTCTTCAGCGACCGTCACCGCGCCCGGCTCACCGGGCTCGACGCCGCCGACACCGTCACCCTCGACCTGCACAAACTCGGCTGGCAGCCGGTCGCCGCCGGCCTCCTGGCCGTCAAGAACCCCCGCGACCTCACCGCCCTGCGGTACCGCGCCGACTACCTCAACGCCACCGACGACACGGAAGCCGGCCTCCCCGACCTGCTCGGCCGCTCCCTGCGCACCACCCGCCGCCCCGACGTCCTCAAGGCCGCCGTCACCCTCAAGACCCTCGGCCGCAGCGGCCTCGGCGCGCTCGTCGACCAGGTCTGCGCCCGGGCCAGGGACTTCGCCGCCCTCGTCGACGAACACCCCGGCTTCGAGCTCCACGCCCAGCCGGCCATCAGCACGGTCCTGTTCCGGCCCGCGGGCGCCACCGACGACACCGTGGCCGCCGTACGCCGCGCGCTCCTCACCGACGGCCGCGCCGTCCTCGGCCGGGCCCGCCTCGACGGCCGGCTCTGGCTCAAGGCCACCCTCCTCAACCCCACCACCGGGCCCGACGACCTGGCCGCGCTGCTCCGCCTCGTGGCAGCGCGGCAAGCGACACTCGTGGAAGGACACACCCCCCGATGA